The following coding sequences lie in one Pseudoalteromonas sp. Scap06 genomic window:
- a CDS encoding efflux RND transporter periplasmic adaptor subunit, giving the protein MQGNVLRWIFPFVALALGVAGFAAINAIAKESDKKEVIDTRPTVQVEAVSANNHQVIINSYGEVQPLENTQLSAQVSGEVVSWHPSFVAGGIVGRGETLFTIEKDNYEAAVLQAEAELARAQAMLIEEQAQAKVAEDEAKRFPNKARTDLFLRKPQVLSAQAAVKSAQAALKRAQRDLDNCEVSAPYDALVVSRNVGVGQFVTMGAQVAELNNIETAEVIIPIAGFDSVFLPERVKGVKATVIKTGLNGFTRQAAIDRDLGIVDNATRMSSLVIRIEDPYGLTNQQPAIKFGTYVQVNFAGTMLNNIYRLPQELVNNQTVWIVNDEQQLEPRKVKVIREEGEYFYISDGLEANDKLVTTLPEYPQKGMAVKVASLTETKSTDAADNASIEKL; this is encoded by the coding sequence ATGCAAGGTAATGTACTTAGGTGGATTTTTCCGTTCGTAGCATTGGCATTAGGTGTGGCCGGTTTTGCTGCAATTAATGCGATTGCAAAAGAGTCAGATAAAAAAGAAGTCATAGACACCCGTCCAACGGTGCAGGTTGAAGCCGTTTCCGCAAATAATCATCAAGTTATTATTAATAGTTATGGTGAAGTGCAGCCGCTTGAAAATACCCAGCTTTCAGCTCAAGTATCCGGTGAGGTAGTTAGCTGGCATCCGAGCTTTGTAGCCGGTGGGATTGTGGGCCGCGGTGAAACCCTATTTACAATTGAAAAAGATAACTACGAAGCCGCAGTTTTGCAAGCCGAGGCTGAACTTGCCCGCGCGCAAGCGATGTTAATTGAAGAGCAAGCGCAAGCTAAAGTTGCAGAAGATGAAGCAAAACGTTTCCCAAATAAAGCGCGTACAGATTTATTTTTACGTAAACCACAAGTGTTGAGTGCGCAGGCCGCTGTTAAATCGGCGCAAGCTGCATTAAAAAGGGCACAACGCGATTTAGATAATTGCGAAGTGAGCGCACCATATGATGCACTAGTGGTGAGTCGTAATGTAGGTGTTGGTCAGTTTGTCACTATGGGCGCTCAAGTTGCCGAGCTGAATAATATTGAAACGGCCGAGGTGATTATTCCTATTGCAGGCTTTGATAGTGTGTTTTTACCTGAACGCGTTAAAGGGGTAAAGGCAACTGTTATTAAAACAGGATTAAATGGGTTTACTCGCCAAGCAGCGATAGATCGCGACTTAGGGATTGTAGATAACGCGACCCGTATGAGTAGTCTAGTGATTCGAATTGAAGACCCTTATGGGCTTACTAACCAGCAACCTGCAATTAAATTTGGCACCTATGTACAAGTAAACTTTGCCGGTACTATGCTCAATAATATTTATCGTTTACCGCAAGAGTTAGTAAATAACCAAACTGTATGGATAGTTAATGATGAGCAGCAATTAGAGCCACGCAAGGTGAAAGTAATTCGTGAAGAAGGTGAATACTTCTATATCAGTGATGGCTTAGAAGCCAACGACAAGCTTGTTACTACCTTACCAGAATATCCACAAAAAGGGATGGCAGTAAAGGTAGCTAGTTTGACAGAGACTAAAAGTACGGATGCAGCAGACAATGCATCTATTGAAAAGCTTTAA
- a CDS encoding zinc-dependent metalloprotease: MKLTALTLALSIALGSSYTVAAEKKEEKEPHTLSEMIEGQTEFVGIFNLYQDKKTGDHLMVINESQLDTPFVYFAHTIDGATDAGHFRGAYRETKLIEFRKYFDRIDIISKTPRYLFNENSALAKASEANISEAVLASIKIEKQEEGKIAFNVNKLFLSEALHKVSPTPNPNDKNAKKRFKVGKLDDKKSRIIKQRPYPNNLDLVVDYVFTNSSPTVRGSGAISDPRSVSVKVQHSFVALPENSYQPRLDDARIGYFTNQFDKMTSTDWAPYQDVIKRWDLQKKDPSAALSEPVKPITWWIENTTPIEWRDTVRDAVLAWNSSFEKAGFKNALEVKVQPDDADWDAGDINYNVLRWTSSPKPPFGGYGPALANPLTGEILGSDIMLEFVFMKNRWIYDTLYTQGTMSHTQPGSNTELNCSLGHELQQNLILAKGLANGADIEDTEMLRQGLTQLVLHEVGHTLGLNHNMKSSILWDEKEVHDKSKTQGIVTGSVMDYAPANIAPTGVTQGDIFQTKPGPYDDWAINYGYSAALKDEAAEQARLDKILARSSEHALAFGNDADDMRAPGRHIDPRVMIGDLSSNPAAYGADRMALINTLFSELKDKATVKGESYQQLVTSANSLFGQYRAQAGVVSRQIGGVYVERAVVGDENAAKPFTPVPLERQTQAMAILAEYVFAPNVLQSMQPLYNFMQQQRRGFNHYGKNEDPKPHKMILGMQKGVLAQLLHPAVLLRISDTALYGNEYSLTQFMEDLTASIFVDNKNANSISHNLQIEYVNQLIAIAGLEKASKYDNLAKTAALYQLTQIADQDVAWGADTATKAHKKYIDRLISKALEA, translated from the coding sequence ATGAAATTAACCGCACTTACCTTGGCGCTTAGTATAGCGCTTGGCAGTAGCTATACTGTTGCTGCCGAAAAAAAAGAAGAAAAAGAGCCACACACATTAAGTGAAATGATTGAAGGCCAAACCGAATTTGTTGGCATTTTTAATCTTTACCAAGATAAAAAAACCGGCGACCACCTAATGGTAATTAACGAGTCACAACTCGATACTCCTTTTGTTTATTTTGCACACACCATTGACGGCGCGACTGATGCGGGCCACTTTCGTGGCGCGTACCGTGAAACAAAGTTAATCGAATTTAGAAAATACTTTGATCGTATCGATATTATTAGCAAAACCCCGCGCTACTTATTTAACGAAAATAGTGCGCTAGCTAAAGCCAGCGAGGCAAACATTAGCGAAGCAGTACTTGCAAGTATAAAAATAGAAAAGCAAGAAGAGGGTAAAATAGCCTTTAATGTTAACAAGCTATTTTTAAGTGAAGCCCTGCATAAAGTATCGCCAACACCTAATCCGAACGATAAAAATGCTAAAAAGCGTTTTAAAGTAGGTAAATTAGATGATAAAAAATCACGTATCATCAAACAGCGCCCATACCCTAACAACCTAGATCTGGTGGTTGATTATGTTTTTACTAATAGTAGCCCAACCGTTCGAGGCTCAGGTGCGATAAGCGATCCACGAAGCGTGTCAGTAAAAGTACAGCATTCATTTGTGGCTTTACCTGAAAATAGTTATCAACCTCGCCTTGATGATGCGCGCATTGGTTATTTCACCAATCAGTTTGATAAAATGACATCAACTGACTGGGCGCCATATCAAGATGTAATTAAGCGTTGGGATCTACAAAAGAAAGATCCAAGTGCTGCACTTTCAGAGCCAGTAAAGCCAATTACTTGGTGGATAGAAAATACCACGCCTATTGAGTGGCGAGATACAGTACGTGACGCTGTACTTGCTTGGAATAGCTCATTTGAAAAGGCTGGCTTCAAGAACGCACTGGAAGTAAAAGTACAACCTGATGATGCCGATTGGGATGCTGGTGACATTAACTATAATGTACTGCGTTGGACTTCATCGCCTAAGCCACCTTTTGGTGGATATGGACCAGCATTAGCTAACCCGCTAACCGGTGAAATTTTAGGCTCAGACATTATGCTTGAGTTTGTATTTATGAAAAACCGCTGGATATACGATACGCTTTATACTCAAGGCACTATGAGCCATACCCAACCAGGAAGCAACACTGAGCTTAATTGCTCTTTAGGTCATGAATTACAACAAAACCTAATACTTGCAAAAGGCTTAGCGAATGGCGCTGATATTGAAGATACTGAAATGTTACGCCAAGGCTTAACTCAGCTGGTTTTACATGAAGTAGGGCATACTTTAGGTCTTAATCACAACATGAAATCTTCTATTTTGTGGGATGAGAAAGAAGTTCACGACAAAAGTAAAACCCAAGGTATAGTAACCGGCTCAGTAATGGACTATGCGCCAGCAAATATAGCGCCAACGGGTGTGACTCAAGGCGATATTTTCCAAACTAAACCCGGTCCGTACGATGATTGGGCAATAAACTACGGCTATAGCGCAGCACTTAAAGATGAAGCAGCAGAACAAGCTCGTCTTGATAAAATACTTGCTCGCTCAAGCGAACATGCGCTTGCCTTTGGTAATGATGCCGACGATATGCGTGCACCAGGTCGCCATATAGACCCTCGCGTGATGATAGGTGACTTGTCGTCTAACCCTGCAGCTTACGGGGCAGATAGAATGGCCCTGATCAATACACTCTTTTCAGAACTTAAAGATAAAGCCACAGTAAAAGGCGAGTCTTACCAACAGCTTGTTACTTCTGCTAACAGCCTATTTGGCCAATACCGTGCACAAGCAGGCGTGGTATCTCGTCAAATTGGTGGGGTTTATGTAGAGCGTGCTGTCGTAGGTGATGAAAATGCAGCTAAGCCTTTTACACCGGTGCCACTTGAGCGCCAAACCCAAGCAATGGCTATTTTAGCTGAGTATGTGTTTGCTCCAAATGTACTGCAAAGCATGCAGCCTTTGTATAACTTTATGCAGCAGCAGCGTCGTGGGTTTAATCATTATGGTAAAAACGAAGACCCTAAACCGCATAAAATGATTTTAGGCATGCAAAAAGGTGTGTTAGCGCAACTACTGCATCCTGCTGTGTTACTACGTATTTCAGACACTGCTTTATATGGAAATGAATACAGCCTTACGCAATTTATGGAGGATTTAACTGCAAGTATCTTTGTTGATAACAAAAACGCTAATTCAATCAGTCATAACTTACAGATTGAATACGTAAATCAGCTTATTGCAATTGCAGGCTTAGAAAAAGCAAGTAAATACGATAACTTAGCGAAAACAGCCGCGCTATATCAGCTAACTCAAATAGCCGATCAAGATGTTGCATGGGGTGCAGACACCGCAACCAAAGCACATAAAAAGTATATTGATCGCTTAATTAGCAAAGCGCTAGAAGCGTAA
- a CDS encoding PhzF family phenazine biosynthesis protein — protein sequence MKLTIHQIDAFSSELFKGNYAAVIPLESWLSDDLMLNIASENNVSETAFTCQLADGSFAIRWFSPLMEIDFCGHATLAAAYVLCEQHSISQVRFSAEAVGKLIVNKNNDGSFAMTFPKQAPEEVQLIPDALLAGLSIQPIKVLKNRQAYFAIYDNEQQVVDLKTTNEQLKKLAPLDVVATAPSVEYDFISRYFWPASGGDEDFVTGSIHTGLAPYWAEQFGKNSLSAYQASQRGGKLHCEVGSTTVTLTGHAVRYLKGTIYL from the coding sequence ATGAAATTAACTATCCATCAAATCGATGCGTTCAGCAGTGAACTGTTTAAAGGTAACTATGCCGCTGTGATCCCACTAGAGTCGTGGCTTAGTGATGATCTTATGCTGAATATCGCTTCTGAAAATAACGTATCTGAAACTGCTTTTACTTGTCAGTTGGCTGATGGAAGCTTTGCGATACGTTGGTTTTCGCCGTTAATGGAAATTGATTTTTGCGGCCATGCTACTTTGGCTGCGGCCTATGTGCTTTGTGAGCAACATAGTATATCGCAGGTGCGCTTTAGCGCAGAGGCGGTGGGCAAACTGATTGTTAATAAAAATAACGATGGCAGCTTTGCTATGACCTTTCCTAAACAAGCCCCTGAAGAGGTTCAGCTTATCCCTGATGCTTTATTAGCTGGCCTGTCTATACAACCTATTAAAGTGCTGAAAAACCGCCAAGCTTATTTTGCTATTTATGATAATGAGCAGCAGGTTGTAGATCTGAAAACAACCAATGAACAACTAAAAAAATTAGCCCCATTAGATGTGGTTGCAACAGCACCGAGTGTTGAGTATGACTTTATTTCTCGTTATTTTTGGCCTGCCAGTGGTGGTGATGAAGACTTTGTGACCGGTTCAATTCATACCGGGCTTGCCCCTTATTGGGCAGAACAATTTGGCAAAAACTCTTTAAGTGCTTATCAGGCCTCACAACGGGGTGGGAAGTTACATTGTGAAGTGGGCAGTACAACAGTGACATTAACGGGTCATGCGGTAAGATACCTAAAAGGTACTATTTACCTTTGA
- a CDS encoding PQ-loop domain-containing transporter, which yields MAYYLPILSVFILVFSFLPLLNKIIKNRSVSGVSLLMMTFGLAQSVYFISYNLYFARFYIALPFFATGFLSGLILYFFARYNAAKRQNLQLLGMLSFSLLPFLLLLNPNLDTAVVLNGLTYVGLIMSSVRVMPQTYKTLRTGNISNLSARYFSLQFIAGICGLFAELAMPVQSTSHILMFVMILLTNAVQFACMQYYRVRPVLA from the coding sequence TTGGCGTATTATTTGCCTATTTTGTCAGTATTTATTTTGGTTTTTAGTTTTTTACCGTTACTCAATAAAATTATAAAAAACCGCAGTGTATCAGGTGTATCACTGTTAATGATGACATTTGGTTTAGCGCAAAGTGTGTACTTTATTAGCTACAATCTTTACTTTGCTCGCTTTTATATTGCTTTGCCGTTTTTTGCGACAGGCTTTTTAAGCGGACTAATTTTATACTTTTTTGCTCGCTATAATGCCGCTAAGCGTCAAAATTTGCAGTTGCTTGGCATGCTTAGCTTTTCGTTATTGCCATTTTTGTTGTTACTTAACCCCAACTTAGATACCGCTGTGGTACTTAATGGCTTAACCTATGTGGGCTTAATCATGAGTTCAGTACGAGTTATGCCACAAACCTACAAAACACTTCGCACAGGGAATATTAGTAACCTTAGTGCTCGCTATTTTAGTTTACAATTTATAGCTGGTATCTGTGGTTTGTTTGCAGAGCTTGCTATGCCTGTGCAAAGTACTTCGCATATACTAATGTTTGTTATGATATTACTGACTAATGCGGTGCAGTTTGCGTGTATGCAGTATTATCGCGTACGTCCTGTGTTGGCATAA
- a CDS encoding PepSY domain-containing protein, whose product MRKTLFKVHSWLALIAIIPLIVISITGSVLVFKSEIDGLLMPDKHFVVQQQAARLPMDSLINKAEAAFPEYVVGSWELFNNSTADRLYLVKRGTDDWYKLHLDQYTGEVLSEPVSTTHYFTDWFLELHYTFLLNDLKSLPGQTGTVLGFFFALFLLTLGITGLIIYRKFWQRLFSVRWRATLQIVLSDIHKMTGVLGSPILIVLAITGGYFNGAVWYHEVIEHAEEEHYTIANKLYSDDISFERILNDSKLQIPTFNTTFLVFPREPDENITLYGEVNTSNPLTSEYANTITYNKQTGEHMANWDIRETGVGWQVIDSFRKLHFGYFAGLISKILWCIVGLSPVWLAGTGFYLWLTRRKRKKQSHKNRLSKHRTVSA is encoded by the coding sequence ATGAGAAAAACACTGTTTAAAGTTCATAGTTGGTTGGCGCTAATTGCCATTATTCCGTTAATTGTTATTAGCATTACTGGCAGTGTTTTAGTGTTTAAAAGTGAAATTGATGGCCTACTGATGCCAGATAAACACTTTGTGGTACAGCAACAAGCTGCACGTTTGCCTATGGACTCATTAATAAATAAAGCCGAAGCAGCCTTTCCTGAATATGTAGTAGGAAGCTGGGAGCTTTTTAATAACAGCACCGCTGACCGGCTTTATTTGGTTAAGCGTGGAACTGACGATTGGTATAAGTTGCATTTAGACCAATACACAGGAGAGGTTTTATCAGAACCAGTAAGCACCACTCATTATTTTACTGACTGGTTTTTAGAGCTCCATTATACTTTTTTACTTAACGACTTAAAAAGCTTACCAGGGCAAACAGGTACCGTATTAGGCTTCTTTTTTGCTCTATTTTTATTAACTTTAGGTATTACTGGCTTAATTATTTACCGCAAATTTTGGCAGCGACTATTTAGCGTACGCTGGCGAGCAACTTTGCAGATAGTACTAAGCGACATTCATAAAATGACTGGAGTATTAGGTTCACCTATCCTTATCGTTTTAGCGATTACCGGTGGTTATTTTAATGGCGCTGTGTGGTATCACGAAGTAATAGAACACGCAGAAGAAGAGCACTACACTATTGCAAATAAATTATATAGTGACGACATTTCTTTTGAGCGCATTCTTAATGATAGTAAGCTGCAAATACCCACTTTTAACACTACTTTTTTAGTTTTCCCGCGAGAGCCTGATGAAAATATTACTCTTTATGGCGAAGTAAATACCAGTAATCCACTTACCAGTGAATACGCCAATACCATAACCTACAATAAGCAAACAGGTGAACACATGGCTAACTGGGATATTCGTGAAACCGGAGTTGGTTGGCAAGTAATTGATAGCTTTAGAAAACTACACTTTGGCTATTTTGCTGGGCTTATCAGTAAAATACTTTGGTGTATTGTTGGTCTTAGCCCTGTATGGCTGGCTGGTACAGGCTTTTATTTATGGCTTACACGCCGTAAACGTAAAAAGCAATCACACAAAAATCGCTTAAGTAAGCATCGCACTGTAAGTGCTTGA
- a CDS encoding lipopolysaccharide assembly protein LapB: MKYLVFTLSFFLAACSSTQPAVQIKKVQLTQVINHSLFKRVETPNEHSVFELPEPEKEKFLAYAQKRLNEIRADEIVFNYLENQLTNFKYHGDTLTSKQTIERSQGNCISLAILTQSYATLLDLDTSFQEMTSEPVYAKEGSLVYIANHFRTKVYAPEEETDDNFIVFIRPGTLIDYFPTRGSFYAGSATYNDLLNKFYSNLAAEALAKNKLNTAYSLILKANSFTPNDPELFNITGILHRRAGDLKSAQLIYQTALNRNDISINLINNYRLLAKDLGNTELEKQLTSQLINEEKDPYELLVIAKNNLQEGKVTQAKNHLESAIAKAPYISELYLELAKIRYQQGKSKQTQALLEQAIKYERDNEKLNIYQAKLASLTKPK, encoded by the coding sequence ATGAAATATCTAGTTTTTACACTTAGCTTTTTTTTAGCTGCATGCAGTAGCACTCAACCAGCAGTGCAAATTAAAAAGGTACAGCTTACACAAGTAATTAACCACTCTCTTTTCAAGCGTGTTGAAACCCCTAATGAACACAGTGTTTTTGAGCTTCCAGAACCTGAAAAAGAAAAGTTTTTAGCTTATGCACAGAAGCGCTTAAATGAGATACGTGCTGATGAAATTGTTTTTAACTACCTAGAAAACCAGCTTACCAACTTTAAGTATCACGGTGATACACTAACATCCAAACAAACTATTGAACGCTCACAAGGCAACTGTATTAGCTTAGCTATATTGACACAAAGCTACGCCACGCTTTTAGATCTTGACACCAGTTTTCAAGAAATGACCAGCGAACCTGTGTATGCCAAAGAGGGAAGTTTAGTTTACATAGCCAACCATTTTAGAACCAAAGTTTACGCACCGGAAGAAGAAACTGATGATAACTTTATTGTATTTATTCGCCCAGGCACTTTAATAGATTACTTCCCAACCCGCGGCAGCTTTTATGCTGGCAGCGCCACCTATAATGATTTACTCAATAAGTTTTACAGCAATTTAGCGGCGGAGGCATTAGCTAAAAATAAACTCAATACAGCCTACTCTCTTATTTTGAAAGCTAATTCTTTTACTCCTAACGATCCTGAACTGTTCAATATTACGGGTATATTACATCGCCGTGCAGGCGATTTAAAAAGCGCTCAACTGATTTACCAAACCGCACTAAATAGAAACGATATAAGTATAAACTTAATCAATAACTATCGGCTACTCGCAAAAGATCTTGGCAATACAGAGCTAGAAAAACAATTAACAAGCCAATTAATTAATGAAGAAAAAGACCCTTACGAGCTATTGGTTATTGCTAAAAACAATCTGCAAGAAGGAAAGGTAACTCAAGCTAAAAACCACCTTGAGTCAGCAATTGCAAAAGCCCCATATATATCAGAGCTTTACTTAGAGCTTGCAAAAATTCGTTATCAACAAGGTAAGTCTAAACAAACACAAGCCTTGCTTGAACAAGCCATTAAATATGAGCGAGACAATGAAAAGCTCAATATATACCAAGCAAAGTTAGCATCGCTTACTAAGCCAAAGTAG